A stretch of the Fusobacterium varium genome encodes the following:
- the rfbF gene encoding glucose-1-phosphate cytidylyltransferase — MKAVILAGGYGTRLSEATNLIPKPMVEIGGKPILWHIMKTYSHYGINEFIICCGYKGYVIKEWFSNYFLHTSDVTFDLQNNEMTVHDCHSENWKVTLVDTGLETMTGGRIKRIEKYIGNETFLLTYGDGVTDLNIGESIKFHKESGKTLTVTAYKPQGKFGSLDIDEQGNVKAFTEKPAGDGSWINAGYFICEPEVFNYITEGDSTIFERAPLENIAKDGKMNSFKHTGFWKPMDILRDNKELNDMWDSGKAPWKVW, encoded by the coding sequence ATGAAAGCAGTAATATTAGCAGGTGGATATGGAACAAGACTTAGTGAAGCGACAAACCTTATCCCAAAACCAATGGTAGAAATAGGAGGAAAACCAATTCTATGGCATATTATGAAAACATATTCTCACTATGGGATAAATGAATTTATTATCTGTTGTGGATATAAAGGATATGTAATAAAAGAATGGTTCTCAAATTATTTTCTTCATACAAGTGATGTAACATTTGATCTGCAAAATAATGAAATGACAGTACACGACTGCCATTCAGAAAACTGGAAAGTAACTCTTGTAGATACAGGACTTGAAACTATGACAGGTGGAAGAATTAAAAGAATAGAAAAATATATAGGAAATGAAACTTTTCTTTTAACATATGGTGATGGGGTAACAGATTTAAATATAGGTGAAAGTATAAAATTTCATAAAGAAAGTGGGAAAACTTTAACTGTTACAGCATATAAGCCACAAGGAAAATTTGGATCATTGGATATAGATGAGCAAGGAAATGTAAAGGCTTTTACAGAGAAGCCAGCAGGAGATGGAAGCTGGATAAATGCAGGATATTTCATATGTGAGCCAGAAGTATTTAATTATATAACTGAAGGAGATTCAACTATATTTGAAAGAGCTCCTCTAGAAAATATAGCTAAAGATGGAAAAATGAATTCATTTAAGCATACAGGTTTCTGGAAGCCTATGGATATATTAAGAGATAATAAAGAATTGAATGATATGTGGGATAGTGGAAAAGCTCCATGGAAAGTGTGGTAA
- the wbpA gene encoding UDP-N-acetyl-D-glucosamine 6-dehydrogenase, translated as MELLLKKAEEKDLKITIIGMGYIGLPTAIAFARAGFTVNGFDVSKKVIETLKNGHIHIVEPDLQGAFEEALRSGRLLPTDKLEKSDVFIIAVPTPFKKEHEEKIADLSYVESGAKEVAGVLEENNLVILESTVPPMTTKLMTDILERESGISRDKFMTVHCPERVLPGKILYELEHNDRIIGAERKEAAEYTKVIYEAMVKEGTCYITDDITAEMCKLVENTFRDVNIAFANELSVICDKLDINVFELIKLANKHPRVNILTPGAGVGGHCLAVDPWFIVEKFPNEANVIREARLINDFKPRFIVNKVDEILKGNKELTVGVLGLAYKQDIDDLRESPAMEIAEILKDKGYEVIACEPNVDKKEVDGFELYSLEEILKKADYLVLAQGHREFKENMQLLKTKKIYDCLGIIK; from the coding sequence ATGGAATTACTCTTAAAGAAAGCAGAAGAAAAAGATTTGAAGATTACAATAATAGGAATGGGATATATTGGTCTTCCAACAGCAATAGCATTTGCAAGAGCTGGATTTACAGTAAATGGCTTTGATGTAAGTAAGAAAGTTATAGAAACTTTAAAAAATGGACATATCCATATAGTAGAACCAGATCTTCAGGGAGCTTTTGAAGAAGCTTTGAGAAGTGGAAGATTGCTTCCTACAGATAAACTTGAAAAGTCAGATGTATTTATAATAGCAGTACCAACACCATTTAAAAAAGAACATGAAGAAAAAATAGCAGATTTATCATATGTAGAAAGTGGAGCAAAAGAAGTGGCTGGGGTATTGGAAGAGAATAATCTGGTTATACTGGAATCAACAGTTCCTCCAATGACAACAAAACTAATGACAGATATATTAGAAAGAGAATCAGGAATATCAAGAGATAAATTTATGACAGTTCATTGTCCAGAGAGAGTATTACCAGGAAAGATATTATATGAACTTGAACATAATGACAGGATAATAGGAGCTGAAAGAAAAGAAGCAGCTGAATATACTAAAGTAATATATGAAGCAATGGTAAAAGAAGGAACATGTTATATAACAGATGATATAACAGCTGAAATGTGTAAATTAGTAGAGAATACATTCAGAGATGTAAATATAGCTTTTGCAAATGAGCTTTCAGTAATATGCGACAAGCTTGATATAAATGTATTTGAACTTATAAAACTGGCAAATAAACATCCAAGGGTAAATATATTAACGCCAGGAGCTGGAGTAGGAGGACATTGTCTTGCTGTAGATCCATGGTTTATAGTAGAGAAATTTCCAAATGAAGCAAATGTAATAAGAGAAGCGAGATTAATTAATGATTTTAAACCAAGATTTATAGTAAATAAAGTAGATGAAATACTTAAAGGGAATAAAGAATTAACAGTTGGAGTATTAGGACTGGCATATAAACAAGATATAGATGATTTAAGAGAATCACCAGCAATGGAGATAGCAGAAATATTAAAAGATAAAGGATATGAAGTAATAGCTTGTGAACCAAATGTAGATAAAAAAGAAGTAGATGGATTTGAACTTTATTCTTTAGAAGAAATTCTAAAAAAAGCTGATTATTTAGTATTAGCACAAGGTCATAGAGAGTTTAAAGAAAATATGCAACTATTAAAAACTAAAAAAATATACGATTGTTTGGGGATAATAAAATAA
- a CDS encoding putative protoporphyrinogen oxidase, producing MKEVVILGAGISGIAAGYFLEDKNNKKYNITIYEKNFSWGGLCDNFEIDDFRFDKFVHFSFTENREVKEIFRKSSESIEHLPNPSNYYKGYWLKHPAQNNLFSLSKEEKDKILLDFENRKEKSIEEIKNYEEWLRIQYGDYFAENFPMKYTKKYWGVEAKELETKWVGERMYKPTIEEIKKGMETEDTPITYYAKKMYYPKKGGYKSYLSYMTKGLNIELNSEVIKIDLDKKIIHFSNGNIKKYDELISSIPLPELIKVTENISREIKEISELLRWTSGYIVSLGINTKNIPPYLWFYIYDEDILPARIYSPSHKSLDNCPEGCSSLQLEIYHENNKPLNLLEEDILKDCIEKLIKMKVIKEEDIIVRDIRHEKYVNVLFDFNIYNSRKKIREYFEERGIKTIGRFGEWDYFWSDQSLMSGKNIIKEIQKCCLQ from the coding sequence ATGAAAGAAGTAGTGATACTTGGAGCTGGAATCTCTGGGATAGCAGCAGGGTACTTTTTAGAAGATAAAAATAATAAAAAGTATAATATAACGATTTATGAAAAAAATTTTTCATGGGGAGGATTGTGTGATAACTTTGAAATAGATGATTTTAGATTTGATAAGTTTGTACATTTTTCTTTTACAGAGAATAGAGAAGTTAAAGAAATATTTAGAAAAAGTTCAGAAAGTATTGAACATCTTCCAAATCCAAGTAATTACTACAAAGGATACTGGTTAAAACATCCAGCCCAAAATAATTTGTTCTCACTTTCAAAAGAAGAAAAAGATAAAATCCTTTTAGATTTTGAAAATAGAAAAGAAAAATCTATTGAAGAAATTAAAAACTATGAAGAATGGTTAAGAATACAATATGGAGATTATTTTGCTGAAAACTTTCCTATGAAATACACAAAAAAATATTGGGGAGTAGAAGCTAAAGAACTTGAAACAAAGTGGGTAGGAGAAAGAATGTATAAACCTACTATAGAAGAGATAAAAAAAGGGATGGAAACAGAAGATACTCCTATAACTTATTATGCTAAAAAGATGTATTATCCTAAAAAAGGAGGATATAAAAGCTATTTATCTTATATGACAAAAGGATTAAATATAGAATTAAATTCCGAAGTGATAAAAATAGATTTAGATAAAAAAATTATACATTTTTCTAATGGAAATATAAAAAAATATGATGAGCTCATATCAAGTATTCCGTTACCAGAACTTATAAAAGTAACAGAAAATATTTCAAGAGAAATAAAAGAAATATCAGAACTATTGAGATGGACCTCTGGATATATAGTATCTTTAGGAATAAATACTAAAAATATTCCACCTTATCTGTGGTTTTATATTTATGATGAAGATATTTTACCAGCAAGGATATATTCTCCTAGTCATAAGTCTTTAGATAATTGTCCAGAAGGATGTTCTTCACTTCAATTGGAAATATATCATGAAAACAATAAACCTTTAAACTTATTGGAAGAAGACATTTTAAAAGATTGTATAGAAAAACTTATAAAAATGAAAGTTATAAAAGAAGAAGATATTATTGTAAGAGATATAAGACACGAAAAGTATGTTAATGTGCTATTTGACTTTAATATATACAACTCTAGAAAAAAAATAAGAGAATATTTTGAAGAAAGAGGAATAAAAACAATTGGAAGATTTGGAGAATGGGATTATTTTTGGAGTGATCAAAGTTTAATGAGTGGAAAAAATATTATAAAGGAGATACAAAAATGTTGTTTACAATAG
- a CDS encoding putative glycosyltransferase produces MLFTIAIPTYNNEKSILQTIESCLNQVYKNEYEILIVNNASTDKTLEVITNVALYNLKIKIINNKKTVSLFENHNICLKNSNGDYILFCHADDELSENALEILEEKIKYRKYPPKYILWGQSLFRDYFFSIDKEKIGYNTIFAGERAKKLFSSPSGLTPSGTCYSRKSIIELGGFNKMKTRITPSDWTIMLKAAINSFEFEMLDRIIFYRKFASTNNENIKFREAIFAIVDAFNILKSDLNETEVKEIKKNLYENSNLNNYFLLKYCFSEKVNIFKYIGFLIKKDGFLKIGMFIVNLMRFYSENK; encoded by the coding sequence ATGTTGTTTACAATAGCTATACCAACTTACAATAATGAAAAAAGTATTTTGCAAACAATAGAAAGTTGTTTAAATCAAGTATATAAAAATGAATATGAAATTTTAATAGTAAATAATGCATCTACAGACAAGACTTTAGAGGTAATAACTAATGTAGCACTTTATAATTTAAAAATAAAAATAATAAATAATAAAAAAACAGTATCATTATTTGAAAATCACAATATATGTTTAAAAAATTCAAATGGAGATTATATTTTATTTTGTCATGCAGATGATGAATTAAGTGAAAATGCCCTTGAAATTTTAGAAGAAAAAATAAAATATAGAAAGTATCCTCCAAAATATATTTTATGGGGACAAAGCTTATTTAGAGATTATTTTTTTTCAATAGATAAAGAAAAAATTGGATATAATACTATTTTTGCAGGAGAAAGAGCAAAAAAACTATTTTCTAGCCCTTCTGGATTAACTCCTTCAGGAACTTGTTATAGTCGAAAAAGCATTATAGAATTAGGAGGATTTAATAAAATGAAGACACGTATAACCCCTTCAGATTGGACTATAATGTTAAAAGCAGCAATAAATTCATTTGAATTTGAAATGTTAGATAGAATTATTTTTTATAGAAAATTTGCAAGTACAAATAACGAAAATATAAAGTTTAGAGAAGCAATTTTCGCAATTGTAGACGCTTTTAATATTTTGAAAAGTGATTTAAATGAAACTGAAGTAAAAGAAATAAAAAAAAATCTGTACGAAAATAGTAATTTAAATAACTATTTTCTTTTGAAATATTGTTTTAGTGAAAAAGTTAATATTTTTAAATATATAGGGTTTTTAATAAAAAAAGATGGCTTTTTAAAAATAGGGATGTTTATAGTAAATTTAATGAGATTTTATAGTGAAAATAAATAG
- the rfbG gene encoding CDP-glucose 4,6-dehydratase — MKNFNNVYKGKRVLVTGHTGLKGSWLSIWLRELGAEVIGYSLEPYTEKDNFVLSHLSEKIVDIRGDIRDRKHLREIFDKYQPEIVFHLAAQPLVRLSYDIPVETYETNLMGTINILEEIRNCENTKIGIMITTDKCYENKEQIWGYRENEAFGGYDPYSSSKGACEIAIQSWRNSFFNPKDYEKHGKSIASVRAGNVIGGGDWAKDRIVPDCIRALEEGKDIEIRSPKSIRPWEHVLEPLSGYLLLGQKMMEDPIKYCEGWNFGPTLDAIVNVWEVAEKIVKNYGKGDLKDISDPNALHEAKLLLLDITKSRFELGWKPTLTIDKSIELTAEWYKRYIIEDVYQLCVEQIKKFSELGE; from the coding sequence ATGAAAAATTTTAATAATGTGTATAAAGGAAAAAGAGTTCTGGTAACAGGTCATACTGGACTTAAAGGTTCATGGTTATCAATATGGCTCAGGGAACTAGGCGCTGAAGTAATAGGTTATTCATTAGAACCATATACAGAAAAGGACAATTTTGTTTTATCTCATTTATCAGAAAAGATAGTTGATATTAGAGGAGATATAAGAGACAGAAAACATTTAAGAGAAATATTTGATAAATATCAGCCAGAGATAGTATTTCATTTAGCAGCTCAGCCATTAGTAAGACTATCATATGATATTCCAGTGGAAACATATGAAACTAACCTTATGGGAACTATAAATATATTAGAAGAAATAAGAAACTGTGAAAATACTAAAATAGGAATAATGATAACAACAGATAAGTGTTATGAAAATAAAGAACAGATATGGGGATATAGAGAAAATGAAGCCTTTGGAGGATATGATCCATATTCCTCATCTAAAGGAGCTTGCGAAATAGCTATACAATCATGGAGAAATTCATTTTTTAATCCTAAAGATTATGAAAAACATGGAAAAAGTATAGCAAGTGTAAGAGCTGGAAATGTAATTGGTGGAGGAGACTGGGCAAAAGACAGAATAGTTCCAGATTGTATAAGAGCATTAGAAGAAGGGAAAGATATAGAAATAAGAAGTCCAAAATCAATAAGACCATGGGAACATGTACTTGAGCCATTAAGTGGTTATCTTTTATTAGGGCAAAAGATGATGGAAGATCCAATAAAATATTGTGAAGGATGGAACTTTGGACCAACTCTAGATGCAATAGTAAATGTATGGGAAGTAGCAGAAAAAATAGTAAAGAATTATGGAAAAGGAGATCTAAAAGATATTTCTGATCCAAATGCTTTGCATGAGGCTAAATTACTATTACTAGATATAACAAAGTCAAGATTTGAACTAGGATGGAAACCTACATTAACAATAGATAAAAGTATAGAATTAACTGCTGAATGGTATAAGAGGTATATAATTGAAGATGTATATCAACTTTGTGTAGAGCAAATAAAGAAATTCTCTGAGTTGGGAGAATAA
- the rffG gene encoding dTDP-glucose 4,6-dehydratase produces MKILIFGGFGFIGKNLIEELTNEYEIIAIDKNIDGDFARRIPTIKSYKFDFSSQKELGKIISKEKPEYIINLISYVTSERELNLFPKMIEDNLNIFLKIYEASKKLESLKIMLQFGSGEEYGNISAPFKEENKEEPSSPYAVAKQITTNTALMLNRNFNYPVCVIRPSNLFGKYQNTSKFIPYILEKLRKNEEILTTFGEQKRDFIYAEDFSKIIKDLLKNSEKIRGEVVNVGSGISISLKEIILYLKEKLNSSSEIKFGAIPYRKNEMMNFSLDISKLENILNKKLNLEWKDKIN; encoded by the coding sequence ATGAAAATTTTAATCTTTGGTGGATTTGGATTTATTGGAAAAAATTTGATAGAAGAATTAACTAATGAATATGAGATTATAGCAATTGATAAAAATATAGATGGGGATTTTGCGCGAAGGATACCAACTATAAAGTCATATAAATTTGATTTTTCATCACAAAAAGAATTAGGAAAAATAATATCTAAAGAAAAACCTGAATATATTATAAATTTGATATCTTATGTTACATCTGAAAGAGAATTAAATCTATTCCCTAAAATGATAGAGGATAATTTGAATATTTTTCTGAAAATATATGAAGCTTCCAAAAAATTAGAATCTTTAAAAATAATGCTGCAATTCGGTTCAGGAGAAGAGTATGGAAATATTTCAGCACCTTTTAAAGAAGAAAATAAAGAAGAACCTTCATCACCATATGCTGTAGCAAAACAGATAACAACTAATACAGCTTTAATGTTAAATAGAAATTTTAATTATCCTGTATGCGTAATTAGACCTTCTAATCTTTTTGGAAAATATCAAAATACAAGTAAATTTATACCGTATATTTTAGAAAAATTAAGGAAAAATGAAGAAATATTGACAACATTTGGTGAACAGAAAAGAGATTTTATATATGCAGAAGATTTTTCAAAAATTATAAAAGATTTACTAAAAAATAGTGAAAAAATAAGAGGCGAAGTAGTTAATGTAGGAAGTGGAATAAGTATTTCTCTAAAGGAAATAATTCTTTATTTAAAAGAAAAATTAAATTCTAGTTCAGAAATAAAATTCGGAGCAATTCCGTATAGAAAAAATGAAATGATGAATTTTTCTCTAGATATATCAAAATTGGAAAATATATTAAATAAAAAGTTAAATTTAGAATGGAAAGATAAAATTAATTAG
- the rfbC gene encoding dTDP-4-dehydrorhamnose 3,5-epimerase, producing the protein MEIIKTELEGVFIIKNKIFQDERGIFIKTYNKDEFKKNNLCTEFRESYFSISNKNVIRGMHFQLPPFEHEKLVYVAKGKVLDVIVDLRKNSKTLGKYISLELSEENGYSVYIPKGLAHGFKSLEDGSIMIYNVATVYNSESDYGIRWNSIGFDWKIENPIMSARDKKFESMNDFLKKEVF; encoded by the coding sequence ATGGAAATCATAAAAACAGAGTTAGAAGGAGTGTTTATTATAAAAAATAAAATATTCCAAGATGAAAGAGGAATATTTATTAAAACATATAATAAAGATGAATTTAAAAAAAATAATCTTTGTACAGAATTTAGAGAAAGTTATTTTTCTATTTCAAATAAAAATGTAATAAGAGGGATGCATTTTCAACTTCCTCCTTTTGAACATGAAAAACTAGTTTATGTAGCAAAGGGAAAAGTATTAGATGTTATTGTAGATTTAAGAAAAAATTCTAAAACTTTAGGAAAATATATAAGTTTAGAATTATCAGAAGAAAATGGATATTCTGTATATATTCCCAAAGGATTAGCGCATGGATTTAAGTCTCTAGAAGATGGAAGTATCATGATTTACAATGTAGCGACAGTATATAATTCTGAAAGTGATTATGGAATTAGATGGAATAGTATTGGATTTGATTGGAAAATAGAAAACCCTATAATGTCAGCCAGAGATAAGAAGTTTGAGAGTATGAATGATTTTTTGAAAAAAGAGGTATTTTAA
- the rfbJ gene encoding CDP-abequose synthase, translating into MKILITGATGFIGRNLIPILEKEAEIERILILIRDRKKVEGLYSEKVDVCTIEEGYEEVIRKFLPDKVIHLASFLTSRNDSEVIDKILDANIKFGTLLLNALRGCQIKEFINFGSFAEYRLGNGLDSAYLYTATKTAFRSILKYYSQIENFKYYNVIPYTIYGKKDTQKKVIDYIKESFEKEVNMSYGEQILDFIHIDDVCDFIKTLLFHEKEIPNEQEFYLGTGMGTSIRELSKILEKIYTKKANIKWGKIPYRERDIMYAVAPLGNNIEYLNWKAKLKLEDQLVEQSRAEQSRAEQSRAEQSRAEQSRAVNPSIFKSINKDKINFLIKEIPLNSLEVFI; encoded by the coding sequence ATGAAAATATTAATAACTGGAGCAACTGGGTTTATAGGAAGAAATTTAATTCCTATATTAGAAAAAGAAGCAGAAATAGAAAGAATATTAATTCTGATAAGGGATAGAAAAAAAGTTGAAGGTCTTTATTCGGAAAAAGTAGATGTTTGTACTATAGAAGAGGGATATGAAGAAGTTATTCGAAAATTTTTACCTGATAAAGTTATTCATTTAGCTTCTTTTTTAACAAGTAGAAATGATAGTGAAGTTATAGACAAAATACTGGATGCAAATATAAAATTTGGAACTTTATTATTAAATGCTTTAAGAGGATGTCAAATTAAAGAGTTTATAAATTTTGGATCTTTTGCTGAGTACAGATTAGGAAATGGATTAGATAGTGCTTATTTATATACAGCTACTAAAACAGCTTTTCGAAGTATATTAAAATATTATTCTCAAATAGAAAATTTTAAATATTATAATGTAATTCCATATACAATTTATGGTAAAAAAGATACACAAAAAAAGGTAATTGACTATATAAAAGAAAGTTTTGAAAAAGAAGTGAATATGTCTTATGGAGAGCAAATATTAGATTTTATTCATATAGATGATGTATGTGATTTTATAAAAACATTATTATTTCATGAAAAAGAAATACCAAATGAACAGGAATTTTATTTAGGAACAGGAATGGGGACAAGTATAAGAGAATTAAGTAAAATATTAGAAAAAATATATACTAAAAAAGCAAATATTAAATGGGGAAAAATTCCATATAGAGAAAGAGATATAATGTATGCAGTTGCTCCCTTGGGAAATAATATTGAGTATTTAAATTGGAAGGCTAAATTGAAATTAGAAGATCAATTGGTAGAGCAGAGCAGAGCAGAGCAGAGCAGAGCAGAGCAGAGCAGAGCAGAGCAGAGCAGAGCAGAGCAGAGCAGAGCAGTAAATCCTAGCATATTTAAGTCAATTAATAAAGATAAAATTAATTTTTTAATCAAAGAAATACCTTTAAATAGTTTAGAGGTGTTTATATGA
- a CDS encoding pyridoxal phosphate-dependent transferase has translation MNKLENLKQEILEKVKEYHNIKFGDKKDFTEGETYINYGGRFFDEQEMVNLVDSSLDFWLTSGPWVKKFETKMAEYFDIKYCSLTNSGSSANLLAFMALTAQELGDRRIKRGDEVITVSAGFPTTVTPIIQYGAVPVFVDVTVPAYNIDVNMLEEALSEKTKAVMIAHTLGNPFNLQGVKDFCKKHNLWLVEDNCDALGSEYCIDGKWKKTGTIGDIGTSSFYPPHHMTMGEGGAVYTDNPLLHKLIKSFRDWGRDCWCESGVDDTCHMRFTKQYGELPLGYDHKYVYSHFGYNLKVTDMQAAIGVAQLDKLPHIVEARRRNWNRLYEGLKDIQDKIILPEPEKNSKPSWFGFLISVKEGTGKSRVELAKHLEANKIQTRNLFAGNLLKHPAFDEMRKNGEGFRVIGDLKNTDFIMNNTLWVGVYPGMTDEMLDFMIKKIKEYILR, from the coding sequence ATGAATAAATTAGAAAATTTAAAACAAGAAATACTAGAAAAAGTAAAAGAATATCATAATATAAAATTTGGAGATAAAAAAGACTTTACTGAAGGAGAAACATACATCAACTATGGAGGAAGATTCTTTGATGAGCAGGAAATGGTTAATCTTGTTGATTCTTCTCTTGATTTTTGGCTTACTTCAGGACCTTGGGTTAAGAAATTTGAAACTAAAATGGCTGAATATTTTGATATAAAATATTGTTCTCTAACTAATTCAGGTTCATCAGCTAATCTTCTTGCATTTATGGCTTTAACTGCTCAAGAATTAGGTGATAGAAGGATAAAAAGAGGAGATGAGGTAATAACTGTATCAGCCGGGTTCCCTACTACAGTTACTCCAATTATTCAATATGGAGCAGTTCCTGTATTTGTAGATGTAACAGTTCCAGCATATAACATAGATGTTAATATGCTAGAAGAAGCATTAAGTGAAAAAACAAAAGCTGTAATGATAGCACATACATTAGGAAATCCTTTTAATCTTCAGGGAGTAAAAGATTTTTGTAAAAAACATAATCTATGGCTTGTAGAAGATAACTGTGATGCTTTAGGTTCTGAATACTGTATAGATGGAAAATGGAAAAAAACAGGAACAATAGGTGATATAGGAACATCAAGTTTTTATCCACCTCATCATATGACTATGGGAGAGGGAGGAGCTGTATATACAGATAATCCTCTGCTTCATAAATTAATAAAATCTTTCAGAGACTGGGGAAGAGACTGCTGGTGTGAAAGTGGTGTAGATGATACATGCCATATGAGATTTACTAAACAGTATGGAGAGCTTCCATTAGGATATGATCATAAATATGTATATTCACATTTTGGATATAATCTAAAAGTAACAGATATGCAGGCAGCTATTGGAGTTGCGCAATTAGATAAACTTCCACATATAGTAGAGGCTAGAAGAAGAAACTGGAATAGATTGTATGAAGGATTAAAAGATATTCAAGATAAAATAATACTTCCAGAACCAGAAAAGAACTCAAAACCAAGCTGGTTTGGATTTTTAATATCTGTAAAAGAAGGAACAGGAAAATCAAGAGTGGAACTTGCAAAGCATCTTGAAGCTAATAAAATACAAACAAGAAATCTATTTGCAGGAAATCTTTTAAAACATCCAGCTTTTGATGAAATGAGAAAGAATGGAGAAGGATTCAGAGTAATAGGAGATTTAAAAAATACAGACTTCATTATGAATAATACTCTATGGGTAGGAGTATATCCTGGAATGACAGATGAAATGTTAGATTTTATGATAAAGAAAATAAAAGAATATATACTTAGGTAA